ATTCTGAGGCACTTGATTTTCTGGGGGTACAActgtaaatgggattgttcttTGAAATATCACTTTGTCCATTTTAGTTTTGTGTATAAAGGAGAGccatgggcttttttttttttttttttttttttttttttttttttttttttggtttggaaccatactcagggtttagtcctggatttgctctcagaatttattcctggcaggttcatgggactatataggatgccagtggtCAAATCTCCATCAGCCAggtacaagaaaaatgcccttcctgctatgATGTTGCTCTGCCTTAAGAAAACCATGAACGTTTAGGTCTTAATTTTGctgcctgccactttactatcaACAATCTATTgttttttagaaactttttaatCATTAGAATTTTCACATACAATATCCTATTGGTgcatggatggtgaggcctttcttagCCCAGCCTGGCGCCTGAAGCCCCTTTGGCCCATGGGTCTGTGGGTTCAGGATAAAGGCgagaaaatgatccacaggcagtcagttgaagtttcaggagacattaaCTTTATTTACTACAAgaccctaactgccatgtgcagaTCTCACAGGGCTTCTAGGCTAAACAGCCTCTTTCTTGCTCCTCTATGTACATGCTTTCTCTCCTCTAACTGCTGCATCTTTCTTGCTGCTCTCACCCACCCTTCCCTTAGGCCACTTTAATTAACAACCACAAAACCCTCCCAGTTGTGGGAGGGTCTGATCATCCCAGGTAAGATCAGCATTTGACTTTGTGAGGGGGTAACATCCTATTGGTGAGATCTTGAATTCTCCTTTTCTATCTGATGCCCTCAATATGCTTTTCTTGCTTAATTATTATGGCAAATACATCCAGTTCTGTATTGAGTGGAAGTGCTAAGAGATCCTTCAATTCCTATTTTGTGTCCACAGAAGATGAGACCTTGCTGGGTTTGTCTCTGGCAATCTGGAAACactcccacagtgctcaggaaagaCCAGGTCAACATTGATTAAAGTTATTCAGGGTTGGAGCTGTGAACTCGCAGCTGGAAGACACTTCCTGCCCTTTATGCACATAGTTAACTTATGCCATTAGTTAACTTCATAGGTGACTTATTACCTTTTTTTCAGCTGTGGTGACTGGTCAGGTGTGTGAATAAATGACACGTATAAATCAGGATTGATCTCAAGTGGCAGGTATAATATACCTTTATTTTGCACAGAAATGAATTGTGTTTGGGGTATTTACAAGAAAACAATCATGTCAGGTCTCCATGAATGTCTTTCAGAAAGGACAGGGAGTGTGTCATTGTAGGAATCAGCAAGGGAACAGAGGGAAAGCTCATTTCCTGGAGTCAAGCATCCTCCAGAATATACTCTGCACCTTGCCCCTATGGCATCCATGATGGCTCTCATTTCTGTCTCCAAAGTCAATACGCAATGCCCTGGGATAGCTAGGGTTTGACGGCTTTCCTGATACTCCTTTTGCCATCCCTTTTTGCTCTTGATCATCCACGAATAGTGCCTTGGCAAAATCAAGCCTCAAGAAGCAGATTCCTAAGGAAAAGCAGAACTACACCACCCAGGAGGATCCGGATGAGATTCACTGCTGTGTAGACATGTGGGTATAAAGGAAACACACAGGATTTGAGAGTCTTAGAGATCATGAGTGAACTATCCTTCCCAGGCAGCTCTTCCCTGGATAGAACACAGCCCTCTGCAACCCCATCCCAACAGTCGCCCCTACTCACCTCTAATAGAATTGAGAGTGTGCTGAGTGGGGCTCACAGTGGCAGCTGCTCCTGGAAACCATCATTGGGTCATTTGGTGTGTGAGGAGGATTTGAAGATTCCCAAAGGCATCTCTTTGGCCTCCCCTGGCCTCTGACTTCTCATAATAGCTGCCTGACATCCCTGCCCCATGGGATCTTCCTCTCCTCTCAGAATTCCAAGCACTCAGCAAGGCCTTGTCCATAAAAGAAGGGACAAAGGCTGATTTCACCTGACACTTGAAGCTGTAGGGGGGCAGTGGGGTGAGACAGCCAGTAGGAATTGACACTGCATGAGCTGTAGCACCTGTAGATGTCACTGATATCTGAAGTCACAGGGTGAATGGAAAATAGGGACTGTGTTATCTCCTTTGTCTTATCTACTCTGACCCACAGTGGAGGGTTGGCTGACTCCTCCTTGGCCAGCAGGAAGGTGTCCATCCAATTCTCTGATACACATAGCAGGGTTATATTCTTTCCTGGGGATACCAAGTGGCCCTGATCTACTGAGAGGGCTGGAGTATAGGGGAGTTGTCCTAGGAGAAGAAGGGGTGAGGAGATCTCAATCAGAGACATGTCCCAGGGCTTCTCTCGAGTCTGTTGACTGTGTCTCTGTCCCACCCTCCTACCATTACACTCAATCGTGGCCTCTGCAGTATCTGGGTCCTGTAGAAGCAATGATCCCTCACCTGCTACCAGGATGTCCAATGGTTCACTGGGCTGTGACCACAGGGGGGAGAGGCCTTGTCTCCCATAGCAGCGATATCGGCTCCCAACAAAGATGCTCACAGTGTCTAGGTTGAAGTGTGCCTGAGAGAGCCCAGCCTGCGTATTGTGGCTGGGGACCTGATAGAGTTCCAGGCACCCTTCCTTGGACAGAGCAAAAGTGTCATAGGCAACCTCAGATTAACACTGCAGGGTCATGTTCTCTCCTGGGGTCATGATATAGCCCTGCAGGCTTAGCAGCGAGGGCCTTCCCGATGTATCTGCAGGGACAGGGAACAGCAAGGCTGTGCTTCCACCCTTGGTCCTGTACCCTGGTGACACTATATCCCAACTCTCTGTGCTTCTGCACCCCATTCTACCTTACCCAACCACAAACCTGGGGCTTTCCTCTGAGTTGAGACCCCCAATAATCAGATGTAGCTGCAAAACCTGGAAAATCCAGATGGGGTCTCACCTGAGAGCAGAAGCTGTAGCACGTTGCTGGGGTATGACAGCACCAATTCATTTCCATAACAGCTGAATGTCCAGTTCTGCCCTGTGACCAAGGGACCCACAGGGAACAGGGCTTGGAACTGCCCATTAGGGTGTGGCTGTGATTCCACTCAGGTTTTCCCGCCCTAAACAGAACAAATCCTTGGAACTTCTCAGGTGAGCCACACTGTAGAGTCATGTTCCCCCCTAAGGGCACAACTTGGCAGGGCTGAGAGGGATGGTCTGCTGTAAAAACCTAGGAGGGCACAGGTGTTATAAAGTCAGTCCCACACCCCTACATCCCTTGAGGGCAAACACTGCACTTCCAGAGTGCAGACCCCTACCCATCCCGGGTGTCTCCTACCTGTGACCATCAACTTCAGCTGATCACTATACTTGCAGCGGCCTGAAGCCTCGCAGAACTCAAATTCCAACCTTCCTGCATTGCCCTGTTGGATCTCCCAGATGGTGAGTTTTGCTTTGTCTTCAGACACAGGGATCAGTATTGCCCTCCAGGTACCTGCATGGCTTGATCCacttagaaaatatttctgtgggcccagagagatagtacagcggcgtttgccttgcaagcagccaatccaggaccaaaggtggttggttcaaattccggtatcccacatggtcccccgtgcctgccaggagctatttctgagcagacagccaggagtaacccctgagcaaagctgggtatggcccaaaaaccaaaaaaaaaaaaaaaaaaaaaaaagaaaaaaaaagaaaatatttctgtgtATGAGGGAaacggaaagcctgtctagagtacaggcgggggtcgggtagggaggaggaagatttgggacattggtgatgggaacgttgcactggtgatgggttgtgttctttacatgactgaaacccaaacataatcatgtatgtaatcaaggtgtttaaataaaatata
This window of the Suncus etruscus isolate mSunEtr1 chromosome 14, mSunEtr1.pri.cur, whole genome shotgun sequence genome carries:
- the LOC126028706 gene encoding LOW QUALITY PROTEIN: leukocyte immunoglobulin-like receptor subfamily A member 6 (The sequence of the model RefSeq protein was modified relative to this genomic sequence to represent the inferred CDS: substituted 1 base at 1 genomic stop codon) translates to MSPLTALLCLGLSVGVGISVQAGASRRPSLLSPQGPITTPGQNLTLQCRSEAGYDTFALYKEGSQNFLCHMGYNPQAGISQTDFPLSPVNDSHGGRYHCFGRHGLTSLWAKPSDPLDILVADKAKLTIWEIQQGNAGRLEFEFCEASGRCKYSDQLKLMVTGQNWTFSCYGNELVLSYPSNVLQLLLSDTSGRPSLLSLQGYIMTPGENMTLQCXSEVAYDTFALSKEGCLELYQVPSHNTQAGLSQAHFNLDTVSIFVGSRYRCYGRQGLSPLWSQPSEPLDILVAGQLPYTPALSVDQGHLVSPGKNITLLCVSENWMDTFLLAKEESANPPLWLQVSAVNLIRILLGGVVLLFLRNLLLEA